TCCCGGGCGGGCGGTCAGAGCGCACAGCGTTTCGAACGCGAGCGGGATCGCCAGAAGCACGAGTTCTTTGAGAAGGTTGCTGACGCTGCCGAACAGACATTCCTCGACGAGCCTACTGTCGATGGCATCCTCCTCGGCGGCACGACGATTACCGTCGACGAGTTTCAGCAGGGCGATTATCTCCACCACGAGTTGCGGAACCACATACTGGGCGTTTATCCGATTGAGTACGCGACCAAGCAGGCGCTCTCACAGCTCGTTGAGCGTGCCGAGGACGTGCTGTCTGATGCTGAGCGCCGACGGGAACGGGAGGCTCTCGATCGGTTCTTTACGGCGCTGGGGCAGGGTGAAGATGTCGCCTACGGTGCTGAGGAAACGCGAACCGCCCTCGACTACGGAGCGGTCGACGTCCTCATGGTTTCTGACGCACAACCATCAGCAGAGATTCGTGAATTGGAGGCAGCGACGACCGACCAAGGCGGTGAGTGTCTCGTTGTGTCGACTGACACAGACCGAGGTGCCCAGTTCGATACTGCATTCGGGGGTCTTGGAGCGCTCCTCCGGTTTCCGATCAACTAAGCCGATTAGCATTGGATTCCATAGCTGTCGTAGCGGCCCAGTCTACGGGTCTGGAGGCAGTCATCGATCGCGCAGACGCACTCTCAAGCGTGAGGGAAGAGCCGTAGGCGGGGCAGTCCATAGTCGGCGTACACGTCGTGCTGGTGTAAGGATGAGGGAGCAACGGGACAGTCTCACACCTGAGTCCACCTCGGTTAGAGGACGAGGACGGACGGGGATCCAGAGAGCGGGAGGCGACAGTGCAGGTTTCAGAGCACCTCTGTGGTCATCGGTCGAGCACCTCGACGTCGGGATTCATCCCGGCTGGACCAGCGACTGCTTTCGCCCGCTCGAGTTCGCGGAGTTCTCGCTGGGCCTGTCGTTCGAGGGCAACTGCCCGCCGTCGGCGTTCGATTCTCCGTTCGTCGTCGATAACGTCCTCGATCGTGAAGCGCTTGCCTCGATGATCAATCTGCTCGAGCATCAGTACGCATCCTCCTTAGTTGCGTCTCGAGCGTCTGCCTGCAGATGCTCATAGCGGACTTCACAGCTGTCCGAACAGAACCGGACAGCGTACCCTGCCCGATCGCGGGTGAGTCTCGTACAGGTCGGTAACCAACACTCGTTATACCTGGTCATCTGGCAACACCTCGCTTCAGGGGCCATGTCGTCTCAGCGTCTGGCGACGCTGGTGCTACGTTGTTTGTTCGCATGGATTTCTGCGGTGGCTTCAGTCGAACCCCCGCTCCCCTCTCGGGGGCGACAAACTATCTCGAGCGGACGACCGGCTCAACCCACAGTCACCGGTTGAATGTCCCATCCGGGGCGGGAGTGATCCCAGTTCGAATCTCGAGATCGACGCGTCTGAGATGCTTGCAACCACCGGAGGGCTGGCGTTGTTCACAATCCGGACAAGTACACGTCTCCGCCTTGACGTCAACCATGTAAGTGTTCCCACTCCCGCTGACGACCTCGTAGGTTGGCCCCACGCTGGCGAAACGAACGTCCATATCCTCGCTCAGCGCGCGACGGGTTCGTGGCTCATCGACAGAGTAGCCGCCTGCCTCGAGTGCAGTCGGTGGCTGGGTGTTCTCACAAGGGTTGGTGAATTCGTCTCGACGATTGCGTTCTTGCCCACATTTTCTGCAGCGCCAGTAGCGTGTGCGGTATTCATAGCCTCCTGTAAGGTCGATCTCATACGGTGATGGCTCAGTTCCGGGAAGCCACTCGTCAATAGCTATGAGTTCATGTCCGTTGAGGCGGGCAACGTCACCTGGATAACTGCGATCCCGGTCGCTCGTGTCCGTCTGGGATTGGTCGTCTCGATACGATCCGCTCTGGAGTGACTGATCTGTACTCATTAGTGATCTCGAGGCACACATGGTCGCGCCTCACCCTTCAGGCGCGAAAAACGAGTTCCAGGTGGGTGAGCGAGAGGGAAAACAAGGGTTGACTGGAAAGGAGGGCCTTCATTCGAAAGTACTCTTCGAGGAGAAATGTGGCCGAGAGGAACTCGCGGATGACGTCACCGGTAGCTCAGCTTGATGCGTGTGGCATAGCGCTTCTTGACTACGTTATCACTGAAACCCTGCGATCAGGGGCTACTCCACTGGCGCCGCGACGAGGTGCTCCTTGAGGTCGTGCGTCCAGTATGTGGCGGGGCCACCGGGGCTACAACGAGCACAAAGCAGTAGTGCCCCCTCGAGATGTCCGAGTTCTACGCGGAACCGGGTGAGTGCTGCGAGCGTGTCAACGACGAGTCCACACCCGTCGCAGGCGTGGTAATCACGCTCATCGGGATCGGGTCGCGCCTGAATTGCACAGTCGACACAGATCTGATGGGTGACCCGCTCTTCTTTCCCCCACGTGTGTGCCTCACCAGCGTCAGCACCGGGCAGCGCCTCGCAGAAGGCACACCCGGAGAGTGTCTGCTGCATTCAGGCCGTCCCCTCGCTGGCGTCGCAAGCGGTCGTCCAGCCTTTGTGGAAGACAGCAAGCTGGGTAATCGATTCGAACGCTTCACTACTGGGTTTGTGGACGAGCACGCGCTTTTCAGCGATTGGGATGACGATGCCCGCGTCGAGGAGCTCATTGACCAAGTTACGGGCCTCCGAATCGTCCATGTCCGCCGTCCCAACGCGGGCGGCGTCTTGATCTTGGGCGAGGAGTTCGGCCTCGAACTGTTCGTAGTCGGCACTCGTGTCGTCGTTGAGTTCGGGTTTAGACATGAGAATTCCATCGAGCACGCTAACGCGCGCTCCACGCCTTCTGCCGCAGAAAAACAGGCTATCGCGAGTGTCCTGTTCGTCCTACACGATTCATGGCCTGACCGTCGATGACGTCACAAACCAAGCCAGAACACGTCGTGATGGTTGTTTGGTCATAGGGCGTCGTCACTGGATAGTAAAACAGCCGTCGATGAGCATGTCATAGAATCAATTCATATTTCCAGAGTGTCATAGAGTGCTTCTCACGGGATTCGAAAACGAACAGTACAGGGCCTCT
This region of Natrialbaceae archaeon AArc-T1-2 genomic DNA includes:
- the prf1 gene encoding peptide chain release factor aRF-1; amino-acid sequence: MQTTEYELRDRIDQLTNYCGEGTELITVAVPPDKSLHAVRERIDREYAQAANIKSDKTRTHVQDALGRIRRLLQAYEETPPSGLVIYAGVVDGELHDAVFDDLDVPVDASLYRCAAEFETTPVEQALSPSEVYGLVVLERGRAALGRLAGDHIVSIRTFESQVMGKSRAGGQSAQRFERERDRQKHEFFEKVADAAEQTFLDEPTVDGILLGGTTITVDEFQQGDYLHHELRNHILGVYPIEYATKQALSQLVERAEDVLSDAERRREREALDRFFTALGQGEDVAYGAEETRTALDYGAVDVLMVSDAQPSAEIRELEAATTDQGGECLVVSTDTDRGAQFDTAFGGLGALLRFPIN
- a CDS encoding DUF7558 family protein, yielding MQQTLSGCAFCEALPGADAGEAHTWGKEERVTHQICVDCAIQARPDPDERDYHACDGCGLVVDTLAALTRFRVELGHLEGALLLCARCSPGGPATYWTHDLKEHLVAAPVE